A window from Temnothorax longispinosus isolate EJ_2023e chromosome 1, Tlon_JGU_v1, whole genome shotgun sequence encodes these proteins:
- the LOC139813462 gene encoding cytochrome P450 9e2-like produces MIHLLMQARDKEGAGVHKMTLDDIVSQAAMFFFAGFDTSSTLMCFAVHELTVNQGVQDRLRKEVQQHLAEGNGEISYESLSKMSYMDMVISETLRMYPPTILTDRLCAKRYELPPSRPGCKNFTSRSGVNFPNPDKFNPERFSEENKDKILPYTYLPFGYGPRKCIGNRFVLMETKILIVHFLQKFTLKTTENNTNQRKPQKRTVDLHRNSMQQYAINLLLYYKPSKCYQLYVVELPLYPHYVTENVLLNVTF; encoded by the exons ATGattcatttattaatgcagGCTCGGGACAAAGAAGGTGCCGGTGTACATAAAATGACTTTGGATGACATAGTTTCGCAAGCCGCTATGTTTTTCTTCGCTGGTTTCGACACATCTTCGACGCTGATGTGTTTCGCTGTTCACGAGCTGACAGTTAATCAAGGTGTACAAGATCGTTTGCGTAAGGAAGTACAACAGCATCTTGCCGAAGGAAACGGTGAGATTTCTTACGAGTCGCTGTCGAAGATGTCTTACATGGATATGGTGATCTCCGAGACTCTTAGAATGTATCCACCAACGATTCTCACCGATAGACTTTGTGCTAAGAGATATGAACTACCTCCGTCGCGACCAGGCTGCAAAAAT TTTACATCACGATCCGGAGTTAACTTTCCGAATCCGGATAAGTTCAATCCGGAAAGGTTCAGCGAGGAGaataaagacaaaattttACCGTACACTTACCTACCATTTGGTTACGGACCTAGAAAATGTATCGGCAATCGATTTGTTCTCATGGAGACTAAGATTCTGATAgttcattttttacaaaagttcACTCTGAAGACTACGGAAAACAATACGAATCAGCGCAAACCACAAAAAAGGACAGTGGACCTGCACAGAAACAGTATGCAACAGTATGCAATA aatcttTTACTCTACTACAAACCTTCCAAATGTTATCAATTGTACGTTGTTGAGCTGCCATTATATCCGCATTATGTCACGGAGAATGTCTTACTAAATGTGACGTTCTGA